One Microcebus murinus isolate Inina chromosome 10, M.murinus_Inina_mat1.0, whole genome shotgun sequence DNA segment encodes these proteins:
- the NECAP1 gene encoding adaptin ear-binding coat-associated protein 1: MAAELEYESVLCVKPDVSVYRIPPRASNRGYRASDWKLDQPDWTGRLRITSKGKIAYIKLEDKVSGELFAQAPVEQYPGIAVETVTDSSRYFVIRIQDGTGRSAFIGIGFADRGDAFDFNVSLQDHFKWVKQESEISKESQEMDTRPKLDLGFKEGQTIKLSIGNITTKKGGASKPRTTGAGGLSLLPPPPGGKVTIPPPSSSVAISNHVTPPPIPKSNHGGSDADILLDLDSPAPVTTPAPAPVSASNDLWGDFSTASSSVPNQAPQPSNWVQF, encoded by the exons ATGGCGGCCGAGTTGGAGTACGAGTCTGTGCTGTGTGTGAAGCCGGACGTCAGCGTCTACCGCATTCCGCCCCGGGCCTCCAACCGCGGTTACAG GGCATCCGACTGGAAATTAGACCAGCCTGATTGGACTGGTCGCCTCCGCATCACTTCAAAAGGAAAGATTGCCTATATCAAACTCGAGGATAAAGTTTCAG GGGAGCTCTTTGCTCAGGCACCAGTAGAACAATATCCTGGGATTGCTGTGGAGACAGTGACAGATTCAAGCCGCTACTTTGTAATTCGGATCCAGGATGGTACTG GGCGCAGTGCTTTCATTGGCATTGGCTTTGCAGATCGGGGAGATGCCTTTGACTTTAATGTCTCTTTGCAAGATCATTTCAA GTGGGTAAAACAGGAATCTGAGATTTCCAAAGAATCTCAAGAAATGGACACTCGTCCCAAGTTGGATCTGGGCTTCAAGGAAGGACAGACCATCAAGTTGAGTATTGGA AACATTACAACCAAGAAAGGAGGTGCTTCTAAGCCCAGGACTACAGGGGCTGGGGGCCTAAGCttactcccacccccacctggagGCAAAGTCACTATTCCCCCACCATCCTCCTCAGTTGCCATCAGCAATCATGTCACCCCACCACCTATTCCAAAATCTAACCATGGAGGTAGTGATGCAG ATATCCTTTTAGATTTGGATTCTCCTGCTCCTGTCACGACACCAGCACCAGCTCCTGTTTCTGCAAGCAATGACTTGTGGGGAGACTTTAGCACTGCATCCAG CTCTGTTCCAAACCAGGCACCACAGCCATCCAACTGGGTCCAGTTCTGA